In Triticum aestivum cultivar Chinese Spring chromosome 5B, IWGSC CS RefSeq v2.1, whole genome shotgun sequence, the following proteins share a genomic window:
- the LOC123113002 gene encoding BURP domain-containing protein 9 yields MDLLLPLISLLLVAGGGGRWLGSFVDGATTAVPNLEEVPSAAYWETVLPGIPMPPAIINLLLAQQNVHTSPDDIIINPNNLKSGKGPRKIGPYYEKLKLEPTHEDKPVHISLQVEEEAGKIFATHRTDMEENLKEISVSYGLEGKTYSNKVLPNLKKIFAAYKPRKQENLKEISISYGSKDGKDEPEVSRAGLEGEKELKEIPLSYGVEGEGVLKEISVAYGVEGRKSLKEAPVSYGKEQEGKLNEIFVSYGLDEGKGEHNKLFNQDAEDPHKATMSYGSEHEEDPHKATMSYGSGNEEDPHKATMSYGSEHEEDPHKATMSYVLEHEEDPHKATMSYSSEHEEDPHKATMSYESGHEKDLKTFLTGHETHLKVKGEGSHHAHSHKHGNKKQAGVFFFHDMLRLGSVIIPTIPLTTSLPALLPHNIAKSIPFSTERLSDIIAIFAPASLAMAREIRWTLDTCDHPRTLPGQKAGCATSLESLTELASSLHGTHNVHAFSAANLPIDAAGTPALRGMYNMTAVRKLSDSQEIVTCHDLTYPYTVYYCHTANPTAAYTVTLESVDGATVPQVMEALAVCHLDTSRWSPKNPFFEMHNLKPGDVAVCHFLTKLSIIWVRGGEQGDTHAATR; encoded by the exons ATGGATCTACTTCTGCCACTCATCTCGCTTTTATTG GTCGCTGGCGGAGGAGGCAGGTGGCTTGGGAGCTTCGTCGACGGGGCCACGACAGCGGTGCCAAACTTGGAGGAGGTACCATCGGCGGCGTACTGGGAGACAGTGCTTCCTGGAATTCCAATGCCTCCAGCTATCATCAACCTGCTGTTAGCCCAACAAAacg TGCACACCTCTCCAGATGATATTATTATCAATCCAAATAACCTCAAGTCTGGCAAAGGACCACGGAAAATTGGGCCATACTATGAAAAACTCAAGTTGGAACCTACCCATGAGGATAAACCTGTTCATATTTCATTACAAGTTGAAGAAGAAGCAGGCAAAATATTTGCAACACATAGAACAGACATGGAAGAGAATCTAAAGGAAATATCAGTGTCATATGGCTTAGAAGGCAAAACATACTCAAACAAAGTTCTCCCAAATTTGAAGAAGATCTTTGCAGCATATAAACCAAGGAAACAAGAAAATCTAAAGGAAATATCTATATCATATGGATCAAAAGATGGAAAGGATGAACCAGAAGTCTCAAGGGCAGGGTTAGAAGGTGAAAAGGAGTTGAAAGAAATACCTTTGTCTTATGGGGTAGAAGGCGAGGGTGTCCTAAAGGAAATCTCTGTGGCATATGGGGTAGAAGGCAGGAAGAGTCTAAAGGAAGCACCTGTTTCATATGGGAAAGAACAAGAAGGAAAGCTAAACGAAATCTTCGTGTCATATGGGTTGGATGAAGGCAAAGGTGAACACAATAAATTATTCAACCAAGATGCAGAGGATCCACATAAAGCTACAATGTCATATGGTTCTGAACATGAAGAGGATCCACATAAAGCTACAATGTCATATGGATCTGGAAATGAAGAGGATCCACATAAAGCTACAATGTCATATGGATCTGAACATGAAGAGGATCCACATAAAGCTACAATGTCATATGTATTAGAACATGAAGAGGATCCACATAAAGCTACAATGTCATATAGTTCAGAACATGAAGAGGATCCACATAAAGCCACCATGTCATATGAGTCAGGACATGAAAAGGATCTAAAGACATTTTTAACAGGACATGAGACACATTTAAAAG TAAAAGGAGAGGGGAGTCACCATGCTCATTCTCACAAGCACGGGAACAAAAAGCAGGCAGGCGTTTTCTTCTTCCACGACATGTTGCGGCTTGGTTCTGTGATAATTCCAACCATCCCACTGACAACCTCCTTGCCGGCCCTTCTTCCCCACAACATTGCCAAATCCATCCCGTTCTCCACGGAGCGCCTCTCCGACATAATCGCGATATTTGCACCGGCGTCGCTCGCGATGGCTAGAGAGATACGATGGACGCTCGACACATGTGACCACCCGCGGACGCTTCCCGGCCAAAAAGCAGGTTGCGCCACCTCCCTTGAGTCCCTCACTGAGCTAGCATCATCCCTTCACGGGACGCACAACGTCCATGCGTTCTCGGCCGCCAATCTACCCATTGATGCCGCAGGCACGCCGGCGCTGCGCGGGATGTACAACATGACAGCCGTGCGAAAGCTCTCTGACTCACAGGAGATCGTCACCTGCCATGATCTGACGTACCCATACACGGTGTACTATTGCCACACCGCCAACCCTACTGCCGCGTACACGGTCACCCTTGAGAGTGTGGATGGTGCAACGGTGCCGCAAGTGATGGAGGCTCTAGCCGTGTGCCACCTTGACACGTCGCGGTGGAGCCCGAAGAACCCGTTCTTTGAGATGCACAACCTCAAGCCGGGGGATGTGGCCGTGTGCCACTTCCTCACTAAGCTCAGCATCATCTGGGTGCGTGGTGGCGAGCAGGGAGACACACATGCAGCAACCCGTTAG